A region of Candidatus Micrarchaeia archaeon DNA encodes the following proteins:
- a CDS encoding site-2 protease family protein, protein MDFFLKVKNNKNILTILIILISLSLFIFLLNFDSDSPVLLKFGVIVLLLAITGIIIQKLHKMDGGYGILLIRTKKGLELIDTIAKKFPNFWKMFADIGLVWGFGVLGFYFLIKNSKESLIHNLSAFILGLLLIFFTLIFVMPLIAPLTVSIISNIDIGAASQSLAGIKSFEFTQIILMTILILGGFSFFLIASLILYSGIVILNLVSVFLGINNAVPIEPSGTLLLPGINLPFFEGIIALVILLLVHEASHGFLSRLCNPSVKLDSGGLAFFGFIPMGAFIDPDEKDLNERKDIEQTRVMVAGSTANIFTMIIAFILLSLFIIGSSPLRESGYFVIGGEGLPIGTEIYSVDGKTNLSTLNLTYNQSVIVLTDKGEFIKNIDEKILYSYATEKGFSPIMKFKQGFEWLTFVYTTLALILILNFFVGIMNLIPLPILDGYHIIRINIKNKNLVKGLMYITIIGFISNFIPWIFK, encoded by the coding sequence ATGGATTTTTTTTTAAAGGTTAAAAATAATAAAAATATTTTAACTATCTTAATAATTTTGATTTCTTTATCTTTATTTATATTTTTATTAAATTTTGATTCTGATTCTCCAGTATTATTAAAGTTTGGAGTGATTGTATTATTATTGGCAATAACAGGAATTATAATTCAAAAACTTCATAAAATGGATGGCGGATATGGTATTTTATTAATAAGAACAAAAAAAGGATTAGAATTGATTGATACAATTGCTAAAAAATTTCCTAATTTTTGGAAAATGTTTGCTGATATAGGTCTTGTATGGGGATTTGGAGTTTTAGGATTTTATTTTTTAATTAAAAATTCAAAAGAAAGTTTAATACATAATTTATCTGCTTTTATTTTGGGATTATTACTAATATTTTTTACATTAATTTTTGTTATGCCTTTAATTGCTCCATTAACTGTATCTATAATTTCAAATATAGATATAGGTGCAGCATCACAGAGTTTAGCAGGAATAAAAAGTTTTGAATTTACCCAAATAATTTTAATGACTATTTTAATTTTAGGCGGATTTTCATTTTTTTTAATTGCATCTTTAATTTTATACTCCGGGATAGTGATATTAAATTTAGTTTCAGTTTTCTTAGGTATTAACAATGCAGTACCTATTGAACCAAGCGGGACTTTATTATTGCCTGGAATAAATTTACCATTTTTTGAAGGTATTATTGCATTAGTTATTTTATTATTAGTTCATGAAGCATCACACGGATTTTTATCAAGATTATGTAACCCCTCTGTTAAATTAGATTCTGGTGGATTAGCATTTTTTGGTTTTATTCCTATGGGTGCATTTATTGATCCAGATGAAAAGGATTTAAATGAAAGAAAAGATATCGAACAAACAAGAGTTATGGTTGCAGGTTCAACTGCAAATATTTTTACAATGATTATTGCATTTATTCTTTTATCTTTGTTTATTATTGGCTCTTCTCCATTAAGAGAATCTGGATATTTTGTAATAGGTGGCGAAGGATTACCCATAGGAACTGAAATATATTCAGTAGATGGAAAAACTAATTTATCAACTTTGAATTTAACATATAATCAATCAGTTATTGTGTTAACTGATAAAGGAGAATTCATTAAAAATATTGATGAAAAAATTTTATACTCATATGCAACAGAGAAAGGTTTTTCTCCAATTATGAAATTCAAACAAGGATTTGAATGGTTAACTTTTGTATATACTACTTTGGCTTTAATTTTAATTTTGAATTTCTTTGTAGGGATAATGAATTTAATTCCTTTACCTATTCTTGATGGTTATCATATAATAAGAATAAATATAAAAAATAAAAATTTAGTTAAAGGATTAATGTATATTACAATAATTGGATTTATATCTAATTTTATTCCTTGGATTTTTAAATAG
- a CDS encoding multiprotein bridging factor aMBF1, with protein sequence MNECEVCGKAEAVYLVLIEGAKLQVCGKCSKMGEIISSLYEEHRKEELRERATERQSKELFGTDKELIEDFGKKILNKIREIGISYHVLAERLNEKESYIERIIQGKTRPDEKLAYKIEKELNIKLFEESSAPASSVTLGKHREITLGDVIEIEKKKK encoded by the coding sequence ATGAATGAATGTGAAGTTTGTGGAAAAGCAGAAGCTGTATATCTTGTATTAATAGAAGGTGCTAAATTACAAGTATGTGGAAAATGCTCAAAAATGGGAGAGATAATCAGCAGTTTATATGAAGAACATAGAAAAGAAGAATTACGCGAGCGAGCAACAGAAAGACAATCAAAAGAATTATTTGGTACTGATAAAGAACTTATTGAAGACTTTGGTAAAAAAATATTAAACAAAATAAGAGAGATAGGAATCTCATATCATGTTTTAGCTGAAAGATTAAATGAAAAAGAATCTTATATTGAAAGAATCATTCAAGGTAAAACAAGACCTGATGAAAAATTAGCATATAAAATTGAAAAAGAATTAAATATTAAATTATTTGAAGAATCAAGCGCACCAGCAAGTTCTGTAACACTAGGAAAACACAGGGAAATAACACTAGGAGATGTAATAGAAATAGAAAAAAAGAAAAAATAA